The following are from one region of the Acanthopagrus latus isolate v.2019 chromosome 2, fAcaLat1.1, whole genome shotgun sequence genome:
- the hic1 gene encoding hypermethylated in cancer 1 protein isoform X1 has product MIIKGDLDRMAEDIGHAGGGLKTMLGAMEVPSHARDLLLQLNSQRTKGFLCDVIIVVQNALFRAHKNILAASSLYLKSLVVHDNLINLDHEMVSPGVFRVILDYIYTGRLSDGDPTSPTEPNLGAVLAAASYLQLLDLVALCKKKLKRNGKYPPRPGPAFLPYPKMGPNSMGLGSGGRYRVSTPVIQSCPPGGILNNHAIRGPEEILPHRLALHAGELYAPTSTQGSQVFPPLQSALPAQLGRPAHPDRNCSPNYGLDLSKKSPNSQSQHTPSHSHLANTHDDERDGTLSGRTSPMQGTNGRAFPSEKMESTDQASSLTPPPFPHLNQPLAPHLPHLHRSGSQGTDRYPCPPSPDTPTESGETGREMGNIYRWVKHEPLSYTAEDDDEDEDEEEGGENGDQHHNHHKTGEESEGADDKSGSGTEETGSSEGRPSPPGPMGRFHVPYEPESFGDNLYVCIPCDKGFPSSEQLNAHVETHTEEELYGNSGGEMGNSNNSSNKNMSSNTNGYGSLNSSNSLSHLESKSSQGLGSGGIGEMIRPYRCSSCEKSYKDPATLRQHEKTHWLTRPYPCSICGKKFTQRGTMTRHMRSHLGLKPFACDSCGMRFTRQYRLTEHMRIHSGEKPYECQVCGGKFAQQRNLISHMKMHSGGGTPGGLTTDGKLKLDFNEGIYPLSKYAAEHLGLKPEKANELLIQAQQQLVADAKAIESLYPLSKLASEHLGLSHDKMDVLGQPLPPPQQALSEARTIDRYSPS; this is encoded by the exons ATGATCATTAAGGGAGACTTAGATCGGATGGCAGAAGACATCGGGCATGCAG GTGGCGGACTGAAGACGATGCTGGGTGCCATGGAAGTTCCAAGTCATGCTAGGgatctcctcctgcagctcaacagccAGCGTACCAAGGGCTTCCTGTGTGATGTTATCATTGTGGTGCAAAACGCCCTCTTCAGAGCTCACAAGAACATTCTGGCTGCCAGCAGCCTCTACTTGAAATCTTTGGTGGTCCATGACAATCTCATCAACCTCGACCACGAGATGGTGAGTCCAGGGGTCTTCAGGGTCATTCTGGACTACATATACACAGGCCGCCTTAGCGATGGAGACCCCACTTCCCCCACTGAACCCAATCTGGGGGCTGTCCTGGCAGCAGCCAGCTACCTTCAGCTGCTTGACTTAGTGGCTTTGTGcaaaaagaagctgaaaagaaATGGCAAGTACCCGCCCCGCCCAGGCCCTGCATTTCTCCCGTACCCAAAGATGGGGCCCAATAGTATGGGTTTAGGGAGTGGTGGCAGGTATAGGGTTTCTACTCCTGTCATTCAGTCCTGCCCTCCTGGAGGAATTCTGAACAACCATGCGATCCGTGGACCCGAGGAGATACTCCCCCATCGACTGGCCCTTCATGCAGGAGAGCTGTATgcccccacctccacccagGGCTCTCAGGTGTTCCCGCCCCTGCAGTCAGCTCTTCCTGCCCAGCTCGGTCGCCCAGCCCACCCTGACAGGAACTGCTCCCCCAACTATGGCCTTGATCTCTCAAAGAAAAGCCCCAACTCCCAGTCCCAGCACACGCCCTCTCACTCACATCTGGCAAACACTCATGACGATGAACGAGACGGGACTCTGAGTGGCCGCACCAGTCCCATGCAGGGCACGAATGGACGGGCCTTCCCCTCAGAAAAAATGGAGTCGACCGACCAGGCAAGCTCACTCACTCCTCCACCTTTCCCCCATCTCAACCAGCCTCTCGCCCCGCACCTCCCTCACCTGCATCGCTCAGGCTCCCAGGGCACAGATCGCTACCCGTGCCCCCCGAGCCCTGACACCCCCACAGAAAGCGGAGAGACGGGCAGAGAAATGGGGAACATCTACCGCTGGGTGAAACACGAGCCGCTCTCATACACAGCTGAAGATGACgacgaggatgaggatgaggaggaagggggCGAAAATGGAGACCAGCATCACAACCACCACAAGACGGGAGAGGAGAGCGAAGGAGCAGACGACAAGAGCGGGTCGGGCACAGAGGAGACGGGCAGCAGTGAAGGCCGGCCGTCCCCTCCTGGCCCCATGGGGAGGTTCCACGTACCGTATGAGCCAGAGAGCTTCGGGGACAATCTGTATGTCTGCATCCCCTGCGACAAAGGCTTCCCGAGCTCAGAGCAGCTCAACGCACACGTGGAGactcacacagaagaagagctgtACGGCAACTCCGGTGGGGAGATGGGAAACAGCAATAACAGcagtaacaaaaacatgagcagcaacacaaacgGCTATGGGAGcctgaacagcagcaacagtttgtCCCATCTGGAGTCCAAGTCCAGCCAAGGGTTGGGCTCAGGGGGCATCGGGGAGATGATCCGACCCTACCGCTGCTCCTCCTGCGAAAAGTCCTACAAGGATCCAGCCACGTTGCGGCAGCATGAGAAGACCCACTGGCTGACCCGGCCGTACCCCTGCAGCATCTGTGGCAAGAAGTTCACGCAGCGCGGCACCATGACGCGCCACATGCGTAGCCACCTGGGCCTCAAACCTTTTGCCTGCGACTCCTGTGGCATGCGCTTCACCCGGCAGTATCGCCTCACCGAGCACATGCGCATCCACTCAGGGGAGAAGCCCTATGAATGTCAGGTGTGTGGAGGAAAGTTCGCTCAGCAGCGCAACCTCATCAGCCACATGAAGATGCACAGCGGTGGAGGGACCCCGGGGGGCCTGACCACAGATGGGAAACTGAAGCTGGACTTTAACGAGGGCATCTATCCTCTGAGTAAATACGCAGCGGAGCATCTGGGGCTGAAGCCAGAGAAGGCCAACGAGCTTCTCATCCAGGCCCAGCAGCAACTGGTAGCTGACGCGAAGGCCATCGAAAGCCTCTACCCGCTGTCCAAACTGGCCTCGGAGCACCTGGGCCTCTCCCACGACAAGATGGATGTCCTGGGCcagcccctcccccctccccaacaGGCCCTCTCTGAAGCCCGCACCATTGACCGCTACTCACCCAGCTAA
- the hic1 gene encoding hypermethylated in cancer 1 protein isoform X2 yields the protein MLGAMEVPSHARDLLLQLNSQRTKGFLCDVIIVVQNALFRAHKNILAASSLYLKSLVVHDNLINLDHEMVSPGVFRVILDYIYTGRLSDGDPTSPTEPNLGAVLAAASYLQLLDLVALCKKKLKRNGKYPPRPGPAFLPYPKMGPNSMGLGSGGRYRVSTPVIQSCPPGGILNNHAIRGPEEILPHRLALHAGELYAPTSTQGSQVFPPLQSALPAQLGRPAHPDRNCSPNYGLDLSKKSPNSQSQHTPSHSHLANTHDDERDGTLSGRTSPMQGTNGRAFPSEKMESTDQASSLTPPPFPHLNQPLAPHLPHLHRSGSQGTDRYPCPPSPDTPTESGETGREMGNIYRWVKHEPLSYTAEDDDEDEDEEEGGENGDQHHNHHKTGEESEGADDKSGSGTEETGSSEGRPSPPGPMGRFHVPYEPESFGDNLYVCIPCDKGFPSSEQLNAHVETHTEEELYGNSGGEMGNSNNSSNKNMSSNTNGYGSLNSSNSLSHLESKSSQGLGSGGIGEMIRPYRCSSCEKSYKDPATLRQHEKTHWLTRPYPCSICGKKFTQRGTMTRHMRSHLGLKPFACDSCGMRFTRQYRLTEHMRIHSGEKPYECQVCGGKFAQQRNLISHMKMHSGGGTPGGLTTDGKLKLDFNEGIYPLSKYAAEHLGLKPEKANELLIQAQQQLVADAKAIESLYPLSKLASEHLGLSHDKMDVLGQPLPPPQQALSEARTIDRYSPS from the coding sequence ATGCTGGGTGCCATGGAAGTTCCAAGTCATGCTAGGgatctcctcctgcagctcaacagccAGCGTACCAAGGGCTTCCTGTGTGATGTTATCATTGTGGTGCAAAACGCCCTCTTCAGAGCTCACAAGAACATTCTGGCTGCCAGCAGCCTCTACTTGAAATCTTTGGTGGTCCATGACAATCTCATCAACCTCGACCACGAGATGGTGAGTCCAGGGGTCTTCAGGGTCATTCTGGACTACATATACACAGGCCGCCTTAGCGATGGAGACCCCACTTCCCCCACTGAACCCAATCTGGGGGCTGTCCTGGCAGCAGCCAGCTACCTTCAGCTGCTTGACTTAGTGGCTTTGTGcaaaaagaagctgaaaagaaATGGCAAGTACCCGCCCCGCCCAGGCCCTGCATTTCTCCCGTACCCAAAGATGGGGCCCAATAGTATGGGTTTAGGGAGTGGTGGCAGGTATAGGGTTTCTACTCCTGTCATTCAGTCCTGCCCTCCTGGAGGAATTCTGAACAACCATGCGATCCGTGGACCCGAGGAGATACTCCCCCATCGACTGGCCCTTCATGCAGGAGAGCTGTATgcccccacctccacccagGGCTCTCAGGTGTTCCCGCCCCTGCAGTCAGCTCTTCCTGCCCAGCTCGGTCGCCCAGCCCACCCTGACAGGAACTGCTCCCCCAACTATGGCCTTGATCTCTCAAAGAAAAGCCCCAACTCCCAGTCCCAGCACACGCCCTCTCACTCACATCTGGCAAACACTCATGACGATGAACGAGACGGGACTCTGAGTGGCCGCACCAGTCCCATGCAGGGCACGAATGGACGGGCCTTCCCCTCAGAAAAAATGGAGTCGACCGACCAGGCAAGCTCACTCACTCCTCCACCTTTCCCCCATCTCAACCAGCCTCTCGCCCCGCACCTCCCTCACCTGCATCGCTCAGGCTCCCAGGGCACAGATCGCTACCCGTGCCCCCCGAGCCCTGACACCCCCACAGAAAGCGGAGAGACGGGCAGAGAAATGGGGAACATCTACCGCTGGGTGAAACACGAGCCGCTCTCATACACAGCTGAAGATGACgacgaggatgaggatgaggaggaagggggCGAAAATGGAGACCAGCATCACAACCACCACAAGACGGGAGAGGAGAGCGAAGGAGCAGACGACAAGAGCGGGTCGGGCACAGAGGAGACGGGCAGCAGTGAAGGCCGGCCGTCCCCTCCTGGCCCCATGGGGAGGTTCCACGTACCGTATGAGCCAGAGAGCTTCGGGGACAATCTGTATGTCTGCATCCCCTGCGACAAAGGCTTCCCGAGCTCAGAGCAGCTCAACGCACACGTGGAGactcacacagaagaagagctgtACGGCAACTCCGGTGGGGAGATGGGAAACAGCAATAACAGcagtaacaaaaacatgagcagcaacacaaacgGCTATGGGAGcctgaacagcagcaacagtttgtCCCATCTGGAGTCCAAGTCCAGCCAAGGGTTGGGCTCAGGGGGCATCGGGGAGATGATCCGACCCTACCGCTGCTCCTCCTGCGAAAAGTCCTACAAGGATCCAGCCACGTTGCGGCAGCATGAGAAGACCCACTGGCTGACCCGGCCGTACCCCTGCAGCATCTGTGGCAAGAAGTTCACGCAGCGCGGCACCATGACGCGCCACATGCGTAGCCACCTGGGCCTCAAACCTTTTGCCTGCGACTCCTGTGGCATGCGCTTCACCCGGCAGTATCGCCTCACCGAGCACATGCGCATCCACTCAGGGGAGAAGCCCTATGAATGTCAGGTGTGTGGAGGAAAGTTCGCTCAGCAGCGCAACCTCATCAGCCACATGAAGATGCACAGCGGTGGAGGGACCCCGGGGGGCCTGACCACAGATGGGAAACTGAAGCTGGACTTTAACGAGGGCATCTATCCTCTGAGTAAATACGCAGCGGAGCATCTGGGGCTGAAGCCAGAGAAGGCCAACGAGCTTCTCATCCAGGCCCAGCAGCAACTGGTAGCTGACGCGAAGGCCATCGAAAGCCTCTACCCGCTGTCCAAACTGGCCTCGGAGCACCTGGGCCTCTCCCACGACAAGATGGATGTCCTGGGCcagcccctcccccctccccaacaGGCCCTCTCTGAAGCCCGCACCATTGACCGCTACTCACCCAGCTAA